Below is a genomic region from Triticum dicoccoides isolate Atlit2015 ecotype Zavitan chromosome 5A, WEW_v2.0, whole genome shotgun sequence.
actctcgccgAAGGAAAAAGCcagagaaaacatgtttttttcgtttccgaggaggcacagccgtgactctcatgaaagcacaaccgtgcctcttgcggaagcaaaaccacgactctcgcgaaagaaaaaaaaatagaaaatacatttctttccctttccgagaggcacggccgtgactctcacgaaaacacaatcgtgcctctcgcggaagcaaaaccgtgactctcgtgaaagaaaagaaaacaaaaaacgtgttttttcctttccgaaggcacagccgtgactctcgcgaaagcacaaccgtgcctctcgaagcaaaaccatgactcttgcggaaaaaatagaaaacgtgttttttttcgtttccaagatgcacggccgtgcctctcgcgaaagcaaaaccgtgactctcgtgaaagcaaaaaaaaacaaaaaacgcgtttttttcgttttcgagagatacagccgtgactctcgcgaaagtaaaaaacgcgtttttttgcgcatttttttccttttcatttttttgattgaaaagctaaggaaggccgatgAAAAACCAAAATGTCAAAAAACCCGAAAAAACCCATtggaaaagccgaaaacgcgtgcgggaaaataaaaataaaaacaaaatccggagggagcgcctAGATCGCGCCACATGGCGAATGGCTGAAAGTATGCCAAGTGGCTTTGattgttgcgaggctcccgaaggagcgctcgttaactagttgctcccttcGAACGATCAGGTCATGAGTTTGATCCCACGCGCAGCacattttttagaaaaaaaaacgAAGATGAACCATTTTTCAGAACAATAAGGTAGTTGGGCCGGCCCAGCGAGGGAGGCTGCAGCCGTCCGTTTGCAAAATGCCTACTAACGGGCGCCAAATAGGAAACGCCCCCTGCTCTTCCTCTAACTTGCACGCAAAAAAAAGTGTTCCGCTAACTGGGCCGAACCTGGGCCCCACATGCTAATACACACTACTCTACCATATAATTAATGCCCCTTCTTCCCTTTTTGTTTTTTTACTTGTATCCCCTCTGTTCTGTTCCTTCCTGCCCGGCGAAATCACGGAAGCCGCTAAAGGCAGCCGAGAATGGAGGGGAAAGAGCGGCAGTAAATCATTTCGTCAGCAGCTCTTGGGGCCTGCGGGAAATCTTCCACCGCGTCACCTCCTCCCATGGCGGCGACCGCGGAGCTCGCCTGATCCTGATCGCGCCCGTGATTGTGAGTGCTCCACTCCCCTCCGTGTCCTCTTTTGCTTGCTTGCGGGCTGTTTCCtcctcctccgacgcccctcccgTCCGCGCCCCTTCCATCTGTAActgcagcggcggctagggtttctggcTGCTTGCCCCGAGTTGAGGGATTGAGGCGCCGGAGGGAGGGCGCATGATTGTTCCTTGGATTTGGCACTAGTCTGCAGTTCGGGTACATGAGAGATGACGATAACATTAGAGTTTCTTTAATCTTTTGACCGCAAGATTATGCTTTTGGTAGTTGATAACATTGTTTTAGCGTGGAGACGAAAGAAGCGAATttacttttctagtcaaaattttggaCGCTGCAACAGAGCAGAATTTTTTAGATGCCGTCAGTACCTACCTTCCTTGGCGCATTGGCTGGTAAATACAGTAGATATTTGGAAGCGATACAAACATGGATATGTTTCATCTTCTTTCTTTGCCGGCAAAATAATTTTAATGACTGCTTTCTGTCTAGTAATTTTTCAAGTCAAACTCCAAGCAGTATGCTCTGTATCATTTTTCTTTTTGCGGGACTGCATCACTAATTGGAATGTGCGTTTGCAGAGTGGTTTGGCAGTTCGGCTGCCCCAGCAGTGCGTGCTCACCATGGTTACTGAAGAGCCCGAAGCAAAGAAGCAGATAAATGAGGAATGCATCATAAACCGCCTCCCAGGAGACCTCATTGAGCGGATATTTTTTAGGCTTCCGGTGAGCACTTTGTTGACGTGCCGCGGCGTCTGCAAGCAGTGGCAGAACTTCATCCGGGATCCACAGTTTGCCGCATCACACCTCCAGCTTGCACCCAGTTATGCTCTTCTGTTCTTCCCGCAAGGTTTGGTTTCCGGCGTGCTCTACCCTAGTGATGCTATCCTAATTGACGAAGCCTGGTCACCGTCGACATATGCGGTGCCAGTGATTGGTCCTGATGATTTCCTTTTTGGTTCATGCAATGGCCTTCTTGGGTCATACACAAAGACATCAACGATCAAGATAGCTAACCTTGCAACTGGTGAATGTCTACATCTTGAGAAACCTTCCAAGAATGTAAAAGGTGATCACTACTGTTTCTACAGCTTTGGGTTTCATCCCGTGACAAAAGAATACAAGATCACACACTTCCTTGGTGACTGCGTTGATGGTCGCCCCCATAATAAAGACAGGTTCAACATCATTCAAGTTTACACGCTTGGTGATGAGAAATGGAAAGATATCCGCACTCCAGAACCTCTTAGCTTGATCAGTGTGAGAAACTCTGGAGTTGTCAATGTTGATGGCAAAATGTATTGGTTAACTGAAGACATGCTAGTTAGCTGGCAGCATGCAGTTATTTCCTTTGATCTCAGGGAAGAAAGTTTTGCGACGATACAACTGCCGGCAGAGCGTGAAGATCAGGATCGTTATGGTCCTCGTAAGTTCTGGATCAGAGAAATGCATGGGAAAATATGCATAGTAACTGCTCAACCAAGTCGTTATGATCCCAGAGCTCTTCTTGGTGAGCTGCAGATCTGGACACTTGAGAACACGGTAGAGCAACAAAGGTGGAGCAAGAAGTACAATATTAAGAACCCACCAAATTACATTCCAGGTCCACATTCTGTTCACAGGGATAGGATCATGACGC
It encodes:
- the LOC119301951 gene encoding F-box protein CPR1-like — protein: MVTEEPEAKKQINEECIINRLPGDLIERIFFRLPVSTLLTCRGVCKQWQNFIRDPQFAASHLQLAPSYALLFFPQGLVSGVLYPSDAILIDEAWSPSTYAVPVIGPDDFLFGSCNGLLGSYTKTSTIKIANLATGECLHLEKPSKNVKGDHYCFYSFGFHPVTKEYKITHFLGDCVDGRPHNKDRFNIIQVYTLGDEKWKDIRTPEPLSLISVRNSGVVNVDGKMYWLTEDMLVSWQHAVISFDLREESFATIQLPAEREDQDRYGPRKFWIREMHGKICIVTAQPSRYDPRALLGELQIWTLENTVEQQRWSKKYNIKNPPNYIPGPHSVHRDRIMTQLYNSVCSYELFSENFEIDLSKKLKLFDSKPRWMYNMQSYIVVKSLVSLDLYKKAGIVRRPKQQVGWELKKWKAWEGKRREAEDIRCRVHKHEHALFGNAEKMGKMYQSLQDKPHDVAERLRAELNQVLQDMPDSPSQPKSPRRLNWVEQKQDYEKLMARSAKLKERAQVMKQAHDNILSIIASFKSDKGKSTAGASSSSIARLDEKKEEENI